The following are from one region of the Centroberyx gerrardi isolate f3 chromosome 16, fCenGer3.hap1.cur.20231027, whole genome shotgun sequence genome:
- the LOC144542444 gene encoding protocadherin beta-16-like yields MSDITMRRQVLLFFSVLSLSSVLGQVSYSIPEEMAKGSLVGNIPQDLGLDIKRLKSGKARIYTGDSAEYIELNKDRGFLLIKERIDREAICRQTTPCALHFQIILENPMEFYSITVEITDINDNPPSFEKNEVNFKISESAVSGAKFVLDRAIDLDVGKNGLQNYELKPTDNFALKLYSQADGTTKVEMVLQNPLDREKQELISLVLTAVDGGDPQMSGTMQILITVLDANDNAPVFSQPNYKATVIENAPQGTVVTSVSASDADHGTNGRIKYSISNILDHAHGLFEVNEDSGEIILIGNIDYENARNYHINLRASDDGGLTDSCKVIVDVVDMNDNKPTISIMSKSNVISEDSKPNTVVTMMNVQDPDSNENGKVHCFINDNTPLTIMSTSNNFYSLITDSDLDRERASEYNITVTCSDEGVPSLSSSVTLTLQISDVNDNAPVFERSSYEAYIVENNTPGLSIFTVKARDADWNQNARVSYILEDSSVNGVAVSSYVSVSADSGVIHAVRSFDYEQIKDFQFRIKAQDGGSPPLSSNVTVKIMIQDQNDNAPQVLYPVQTGGSLVAEMVPRSADVGYLVTKVVAVDVDSGQNAWLSYKLQKATDRALFEVGLQNGEIRTIRQVTDKDAVKQRLTVVVEDNGQPSRSATVNVNVAVADSFPEVLSEFTDFTHDKEYNDNLTFYLVLALAVVSFLFITCLVVIISVKIYRWRQSRILYHSNLPVIPYYPPRYSDTLGTGTLPHVYNYEVCRTTDSRKSDCKFGRAGSQNVLIMDPSSTGTMQRIQSEKSILDEPDSPLEVRMSY; encoded by the coding sequence ATGTCGGACATAACAATGAGACGGCAAGTACTGTTGTTTTTCTcggttctctctctcagttcagtgCTCGGGCAGGTCAGCTACTCCATTCCTGAGGAAATGGCGAAAGGCTCTTTAGTCGGTAACATACCTCAGGATTTAGGTTTGGATATTAAACGATTGAAATCAGGTAAAGCTCGTATTTATACAGGAGACAGTGCGGAATACATCGAGCTAAATAAAGACAGAGGATTCCTCCTTATCAAAGAGAGAATAGACAGGGAGGCGATTTGCAGACAGACAACGCCTTGTGCTTTACATTTTCAGATTATTTTGGAAAATCCTATGGAATTTTACAGTATCACAGTTGAGATTACAGACATCAATGATAACCCTCCatcttttgaaaaaaatgaagtCAATTTTAAAATCAGTGAATCCGCTGTGAGTGGAGCAAAATTTGTTTTAGATAGGGCAATTGATCTTGATGTCGGCAAAAATGGTCTTCAAAACTACGAGCTTAAGCCAACCGATAATTTTGCACTTAAACTGTACAGTCAAGCCGATGGAACAACAAAGGTTGAAATGGTTTTGCAAAACCCTCTCGATAGGGAGAAACAAGAGCTCATATCTTTAGTTTTAACGGCTGTAGATGGAGGAGACCCGCAGATGTCAGGAACAATGCAGATTCTCATCACAGTGTTAGATGCCAATGATAACGCGCCTGTTTTTTCACAGCCCAACTACAAAGCCACCGTTATTGAAAATGCCCCACAAGGGACAGTTGTCACCAGTGTTAGTGCATCAGATGCAGATCATGGAACGAATGGTAGAATAAAATATTCAATATCAAATATTTTAGATCATGCCCATGGACTGTTTGAGGTAAACGAAGACAGTGGCGAAATTATATTGATTGGAAATATTGACTATGAAAATGCACGTAATTACCACATAAATTTACGTGCAAGTGATGACGGTGGACTTACAGATTCTTGTAAAGTCATAGTTGACGTGGTGGATATGAATGACAACAAACCTACCATTAGTATAATGTCCAAATCAAACGTGATATCTGAGGACTCTAAGCCGAATACCGTTGTAACAATGATGAACGTACAAGACCCAGATTCAAATGAAAACGGCAAAGTCCATTGTTTTATTAACGACAATACTCCTTTAACCATAATGTCGACATCAAATAATTTCTATAGCCTAATAACAGACAGTGatttggacagagagagagcctccGAGTATAACATCACTGTGACTTGCTCTGATGAGGGagtgccctccctctccagcagcGTCACTCTCACCTTACAGATCTCAGATGTGAATGACAACGCGCCTGTCTTTGAGAGGAGCTCATATGAGGCCTACATTGTAGAAAACAACACACCAGGCCTCTCTATATTCACAGTGAAAGCCAGAGACGCTGATTGGAACCAGAATGCCCGTGTTTCTTACATACTGGAGGACTCCTCGGTTAACGGAGTGGCCGTCTCCTCATATGTGTCCGTTAGTGCTGATAGTGGAGTCATCCATGCAGTGCGCTCTTTTGACTACGAGCAGATCAAGGATTTCCAGTTCCGGATCAAAGCGCAGGATGGAGGCTCTCCTCCACTCAGTAGCAATGTGACTGTGAAAATAATGATCCAGGACCAGAATGACAACGCCCCTCAGGTTCTGTACCCAGTCCAGACTGGCGGCTCTCTGGTGGCTGAAATGGTACCTCGTTCAGCAGATGTGGGCTATCTGGTCACTAAAGTGGTGGCTGTTGatgtggactctggacagaATGCCTGGCTCTCCTATAAACTGCAGAAAGCCACAGACAGGGCGCTGTTTGAAGTGGGCTTACAGAATGGGGAAATAAGAACTATCCGCCAAGTCACTGATAAAGATGCTGTGAAACAAAGGCTGACTGTTGTAGTGGAGGACAACGGGCAGCCCTCTCGTTCAGCTACAGTCAATGTTAACGTGGCGGTGGCGGACAGCTTCCCTGAAGTGCTGTCGGAGTTCACTGACTTTACACACGACAAGGAGTACAATGACAACCTGACTTTTTACTTAGTCTTGGCTTTGGCTGTAGTTTCCTTTCTCTTTATCACGTGTTTAGTGGTTATTATATCAGTGAAAATATACAGATGGAGACAGTCTCGCATCCTCTATCACTCCAATCTCCCGGTGATTCCATATTATCCACCACGTTACTCAGACACTTTGGGGACAGGAACTCTCCCACACGTGTACAATTACGAGGTGTGCAGGACGACTGACTCCAGAAAGAGTGACTGTAAGTTCGGCAGAGCCGGTAGTCAGAACGTGCTGATAATGGACCCCAGTTCTACAGGGACGATGCAGCGGATACAGAGTGAGAAGAGCATCCTGGATGAACCAGACTCTCCTCTAGAGGTTAGAATGTCATACTGA
- the LOC144542443 gene encoding protocadherin gamma-A7-like: protein MRRQVLLFISVLSLSSVLGQVSYSIPEEMAKGSLVGSIAQDLGLDLKRLKSGKARIHSGDTAEYIELNKERGVLLIKERIDRETLCGETTPCALHFQIIMENPMEMFRITVEIQDQNDNAPQVLYPVQTGGSLVAEMVPRSADVGYLVTKVVAVDVDSGQNAWLSYKLQKATDRALFEVGLQNGEIRTIRQVTDKDAVKQRLTVVVEDNGQPSRSATVNVNVAVADSFPEVLSEFTDFTHDKEYNDNLTFYLVLALAVVSFLFITCLVIIISVKIYRWRQSRVLYHSSLPVIPYYPPRYSDTLGTGTLPHVYNYEVCRTTDSRKSDCKFGRAGSQNVLIMDPSSTGTMQRIQSEKSILDEPDSPIESFSTVDSDN from the exons ATGAGACGGCAAGTACTGTTGTTCATCTCGgtcctctctctcagttcagtgCTCGGGCAGGTCAGCTACTCCATTCCTGAGGAAATGGCGAAGGGATCTTTAGTCGGTAGTATTGCACAGGATTTAGGTTTAGATTTGAAAAGGCTGAAATCGGGTAAAGCTCGTATTCATTCGGGAGACACCGCAGAATACATCGAGCTGAATAAAGAAAGAGGAGTCCTCCTCATCAAAGAGAGAATAGACAGAGAAACGTTGTGTGGGGAAACGACGCCTTGTGCCTTACATTTTCAGATAATTATGGAAAATCCAATGGAAATGTTTCGCATTACAGTAGAA ATCCAGGACCAGAACGACAACGCCCCTCAGGTTCTGTACCCAGTCCAGACTGGTGGCTCTCTGGTGGCTGAAATGGTGCCTCGTTCAGCAGATGTGGGCTATCTGGTCACTAAAGTGGTGGCTGTTGatgtggactctggacagaATGCCTGGCTCTCCTATAAACTGCAAAAGGCCACAGACAGGGCGCTGTTTGAAGTGGGCTTACAGAATGGGGAAATAAGAACTATCCGCCAAGTCACTGATAAAGATGCTGTGAAACAAAGGCTGACTGTTGTAGTGGAGGACAACGGGCAGCCCTCTCGTTCAGCTACAGTCAATGTTAATGTGGCGGTGGCGGACAGCTTCCCTGAAGTGCTGTCGGAGTTCACTGACTTTACACACGACAAGGAGTACAATGACAACCTGACTTTTTACTTAGTCTTGGCTTTGGCTGTAGTTTCCTTTCTATTTATCACGTGTTTAGTGATTATTATATCAGTGAAAATATACAGATGGAGACAGTCTCGCGTCCTCTATCACTCCAGTCTCCCGGTAATTCCGTATTATCCACCACGTTACTCAGACACTTTGGGGACAGGGACTCTCCCACACGTGTACAATTACGAGGTGTGCAGGACGACTGACTCCAGAAAGAGTGACTGTAAGTTCGGCAGAGCCGGTAGTCAGAACGTGCTGATAATGGACCCCAGTTCTACAGGGACGATGCAGCGGATACAGAGTGAGAAGAGCATCCTGGATGAACCAGATTCTCCAATAGAG AGCTTCAGCACCGTGGACAGCGACAACTGA